From the Methanoculleus caldifontis genome, the window TCGGTGTCGAACTGGAAGTTGCCGAGCGAGTAGGCGATCAGGCCGCCGTTGTACTCCTCTAGCCCCTGGACGGTGTGCGAGTGGTGGCCGAGGATCAGGGTCGCCCCGTTGTCGATGAAGGCATGGGCGAGCCCGACTTGGTCAGGGGATGGATAGTAGACGTTCTCGATCCCCCAGTGGAGGGAGACGACGACATGGTCGCAGTGCTCTTTGAGCACCCTGATATCCTCGATGACGGCCTTCTTCTTCAGTTTGGCCACCGTGACCCCCGGCGGCGACCGGAACATCCCCCGCGTGTAGGCAAGGAAGCCGAGCCGGAGCCCGTTCCGCTCGACGATCAGCCCCGGCAGGGGGTTGTCGCCCCGTGCGCCCCCGATGTAGGAGATGCCGTGGCCCTCGAGGACGTCGAGGGTCTTCTCAAACCCCTCCCGTCCCAGGTCGAGGGTGTGGTTGTTTGCGAGGCTCAGGATATCGAACCCGGCGTCTTTGAGGTGCCCGGCCGATTCGGGTGGGTTTGAATTGATCCAGCGCTTCCTGCTCTCGGTACCGCTCTCGGTGAGGACCGTCTCGAGGTTCCCGAAGAGCAGGTCTTTCCGGCGGAGTTCGTGCTCGATCCGGGCGAACGGTTTTTTGCCGTTTCTGGTCCAGAGCAGCACGTCCCCGACGGCCTTCAGCCGCACTGGTGTCATATCGCTCTCCCGGCAGCCGTTCTGCCGCCCGTGGAAGGCCCGGGCCTGCGGTCTGCCCGTCCTGCCTGTCTACGGGTTGTCGTGGTGCCCCCCGGCAGCAGTTCTCCGTTGTTGTTTGAGTAAAAGACCTTCAAGAATGAATTCCCTGGAATACTGCCTTCCCTCCCTTGACGCGTTGAGCTCCAGACAGGCCGTACAGAAATATATATCTTTTCCCCGGTTATGGGGCCGGGCGTGCCGCTCCCGGCGCATACGACGTTCCCGGGACCGCTATTGCTCCGGATGTTCGTGAACCGATGCCGGTAACTCTACCGTCCGGGTGCCGAACCATTAACTGCTCGTACATCGACTACCTTATCGGACTATCGAGCGGCAGATGATGAGAGTTACCCCCACTGATCGGTGATGAAGCAGGGGGCTGATGCCGCTCTTCCGTGAAACGGGCGTCCGTGCCTCCGAAGGCGTTCTTCATCTCTTCTCGCAACGCTCTCCTCCTCACGGCAAGTTATCCCCGGTACCGGACGGCAGGGTTCCATCCGGAGAGTGCCCCGTCGGATCTGAAAGGCTATGACGGCCAGATAGGCCTCGAGGAAGCAGGTTGCCGGAATCCGTGCCGACGGGCATATCGGGAAAAATATATATGGCAGAAGATGTATGGCAGGGTCCGTGCGGTGCGACCGGGAGAACAGCATCCGGCTGGATGCGTGCCCGGGGCTGTCCTGTATCGTACCGGTCCGTATAGAGTCTCAGCACTTTGATGCGGCACTTGATGGGGGGATCATGTGTACTGGCCTGTTCTTACTACTGTGTATGACGTTCTTGCCGATAAGGCAAAGGTAACTTCCCGGAAAGCTCTCTTGGATCCTCGCAGGGCTTCGTGCTCGGATTCTCCTGCCGGCGGCATCTCCGTGCAGACCGCCGGGAGGGAGAACTCCCTGAGTTCCCCCCTCCCGCAGACTCCCCTGCCGGGGACCGGCGCCCCGAAAGACGATCGTCTCCCTCGTACCGCGCCCATGACGGAGTTCGATCCCGAAGCGGCGGAACAGGAGGCCGCACGGGTGCGTGGATACCCGTTCGCCGTCATTGCTCCCGCATACAACGAGGGCCTGGTCATCGGCTCCGTCGTCCTCCTCGCAAAGAAGCACGCCGACCGCGTCATCGTCGTCGACGACGGCTCGGCCGACCGGACCGCGGAGATCGCCCGGCTCGCAGGTGCCGACGTCATCGAGATGCCGAAGAACGGCGGGAAGGCAAAGGCGATGATGGCCGGATTCGCCCGCGCCCAGGCCCTGGGTTACCGGGCCGTCGTGATGCTCGACAGCGACGGCCAGCACAACCCCGACGAGATCCCGGCCGTGGCGGCCCCGGTCCTCGCCGGCGAGGCCGACCTCGTCATCGGCTCCCGGTTTCTCGGCACCGGAGCGAAGATCCCCGCCTACCGGCGGGCCGGGCAGACGGTCCTCAACGGGTTCACGAACCTCTCGGTCGACGGCGGCACCTTCGCGACGACCGACTCGCAGTCGGGCTTCCGGGCGCTTTCGCAACGGGCCCTCGAGAACCTGACCTTCTCTTCGGAGGGCTACAACATCGAGTCGGACATGATCGCCCACTTCGCCCCCCTCGGCCTGAGGATGGCCGAAGTCCCGATCTCGGTCACCTACGACGTTCCCCATAAGCACAAGAAGAACCCG encodes:
- a CDS encoding CapA family protein, with product MTPVRLKAVGDVLLWTRNGKKPFARIEHELRRKDLLFGNLETVLTESGTESRKRWINSNPPESAGHLKDAGFDILSLANNHTLDLGREGFEKTLDVLEGHGISYIGGARGDNPLPGLIVERNGLRLGFLAYTRGMFRSPPGVTVAKLKKKAVIEDIRVLKEHCDHVVVSLHWGIENVYYPSPDQVGLAHAFIDNGATLILGHHSHTVQGLEEYNGGLIAYSLGNFQFDTELFKEEVNSTMILSVDLDRHGIQGYAVTPCVINSDFQPEVAEGRTREQVQRWLAKCSDRVRNGNVTRKWWFEEVGADYLTYNLESYRYRIRQHGFAPLVECGVWLLTPFCLNCYAGLIRKRLKQRHTGGHA
- a CDS encoding glycosyltransferase family 2 protein, whose protein sequence is MTEFDPEAAEQEAARVRGYPFAVIAPAYNEGLVIGSVVLLAKKHADRVIVVDDGSADRTAEIARLAGADVIEMPKNGGKAKAMMAGFARAQALGYRAVVMLDSDGQHNPDEIPAVAAPVLAGEADLVIGSRFLGTGAKIPAYRRAGQTVLNGFTNLSVDGGTFATTDSQSGFRALSQRALENLTFSSEGYNIESDMIAHFAPLGLRMAEVPISVTYDVPHKHKKNPISHGLGVMTKVLGLIGYKRPMLFFGIPGSIITISGFSLGIYTFSELYRSGEFHYVMFTLGITALILGLLLIESGLVLNVLLQVMQRRTEGDK